The sequence below is a genomic window from Dyadobacter chenwenxiniae.
ATATGCATTGAATGGGCCATTTTGTATATTGATATAATACTTTTTTCGTCCATTTTCGAACAATGAAGAGCAGTGACGGACGTTTTTCTAGGCAAAATCGCCGTACGTTTTGTAGTAGCGGCAGTTCTAATATTTAATTGACCAAATCACTGTTTTCCACGTGCCCCTATGTAAGCATCAAGGACAAGTTTGCTAATCCCTAGCATCTCACATATTTTTTGACTGACGTTTTTTTAGCTTTTTAAAGCTGAACGACCATTTGTAGTTTATCCACATTAAGTGTTATAGGTACCCTCTTGATCTGCCCGGTATGGACACAACCCTATCAAAGTTCGCCTTAGATCAGCCTTCAATCAACTATGAGTTGAGTGAACCGTGCAAATATCGGAAGGCATTTTCAAAAAAGTTTGATGACGCTAGCAACCCTCAAAGTAATTTCTGTGCTATTATGACTTGCTCGCGGGGCTTATGAAGCTTGCCCTGTGGTGAAAGGCGTAGCTGCCAGGTTACTGTTCCTTATGATGACCTCAAAGTCTTCGATGACAGCGCGCATGAGACAGCGAAATATGGCGAGCGTTGCAAACAGACTGCAACCGAAACAATGTATGTTTTTTCAAAAGTGAAGATCTAAGCATACTAGGCATACATTACATATTAACCTGGTAGCTAAACCATTTTATTGAACCAAAAACATCACTTGTAATCCAGCATGCAATGATTTTGCTTGTAAGCTTGGCCTAATACAAGTTTAATTTAACCACCGAATAATTAGCCGCCAAGTTCATATAGATAATTTTTATATGGCAGCTCTGGCAATCTCTTCTGGCTGTCGACCAAGAGGTGTATTTGCAACAAACATTTTCTTATACTCACTGCCAGCAGCAACGCCCGTTCTGCTTACCCCTCCAGTCTATGTGACGCCCGGCAAGATAGAGTTGATAGCGGCTCTCGATGAAATAACGATTTCTTTGTCGAAAATACTTGGGGCAAAAACGTTCACTGGCCGCATTAAACAACCCAGCTAATAGCGTCGTATTCGGAATGAATCGGGTATTTGCGCCGACGATGTCACAGATAACTCAGCCACCATTGCTGGCGGTGGCCTTGCTTATAGCGGTCAAATTTTTTGCAAACAGGATAAAGTGCGATAATAATGGCGATCCAAATCAGATATACGACCGGCAGGCTAAAACCGAAGCCCTTCAAATCGATCTCAAAATCGTGCTGGACTGCGGACTTCCAGCCGTAACCTGTCAACTGGGCGAGTACCATGCCCAAAATGCGGATGGTGTAAAGATGCAGGATATAATAAAAGAAAGGTACCCGGCCGAAAACGCAGAAAAAGTCAACCAATTTGCCCTTCCACTTTTCGGAATTTGCCAGAAACAGGAAGGTAAATGTAAGTGTAAACAATAAATAGCAGAGCGAAGGCGGATATTTGTTGACGTTAAAAAACGACATGAATGTCCTGTCCGTCGTATGTAAATGTATCCAGGGCACCGGATCGCAATATACGTTTGCCCATCGTATCACTATAAAAAGGAAAACGCTGCCTAGCCCTATCAGGTTAAAGAGCTTCTGCCGATATTCGGTTCTAAAAGATGACTGATAAAACTGTCCGAAATAATAACCCAAAGACATCACGGCGATCCAGGGGATGATGGGATAAACAATTGTGAGCGTAACATTTCCGCCCAGAATCTTAGTTGAATAAACCTCATGCGATATCCCCCACCAGACTGTGCTCAAATGAACGCTGTCCAGCAAATTATGCCCAGCAATCAGCAGAATTGAGATCATGAAAATCACATTTAGAGGTAAATGTATAAGTCCGGCCAGAGCAATCATACTCACGCCTAAAACCCAGATCACTGCCAGGTCTATGTTGGTGAATTCCACATTGAGGTACCAGGCGAAGGCGATGACCGTAAGCTCCATAAAAATCAGCCACAGACCACGCTTGATCAAGAGGGCAGACAAATCTGCTTTCGCCCGGTGCCTGCCCGACATATAGGCCGAAACCCCGGCCAGAAAGCTGAAAGTCGGCGCGCAGACGTGCGTCATGATGCGCGTTAGATACACGGGCAACGTTGCATGCTCGGGATTGCTGATATCAAAAAATGCGGCTGAATGGTAAAAGTAGTCGCGTGTATGGTCAAGGGCCATCAGAACCATTACAAACCCTTTCAAAAGGTCGATAGATTTTATACGGGGATTAGTTAGCGAGTTCATATAGAGCGGTTTATCTATAAAGACCTGCCTTATTAAAATATATTCATTACAACTTATTGAATGGTAAACCAAACTGCGGTAAAACCGTATTGCAGGCTTCCCTCCGTGCATTTTTGACTCTGCCGTTCGAATCAACGACTTGATCGCTGCAAGTCGAAATGCTTAAATCACAGTAGACCGATAATCTACCAGCCCGTTTTGCTAATTGAACCTAATTACATGGAAAAAACATGATTCGGATGCCTACCCTCGTGGACAGAAGTGCTTCCCATCAATCTCGACACATATGCTGTTGAAGGAGACATTACGCCATTCTACCTCAAACCACTAATCGGCATTACTGGCTGGACTGGCGAACCACTATGCAAAATTTATACAGATATGGACTTTAAAAAATTCTATTTGCGTGGTGAAGAGACTCACCGCTTATTGAGTTCTTGGGTGACCTCAACCTTAAAGCGAGATGGCGAGTATGAAATAGTCATACAAGGATTCGATGATTTCCGTAGAGCGAGCCAGCTATGCCGCCAGGTCAAAGACTAATACAGAATCTTAGCTAATGCATCTCTCACTATACGTTCTGACCTCATCACAAGAGCATATTTTCTCACCTACACACGACTATCAGTTAATATGTTCGGGTTTAGCCAAAGTGCAATCAAACGTGCACAAGAAATATTTAACTGTACTATTTCGACTTCTGACAGAGAATAAGTCATGAAAAGCGCGTGTTGGTCATATTTCATTTTAACCACCGAATTTTTAGACAGCCGCAAGCGGTTACAAAATTCGATTTAATTTAAATAAGCTGTATCGACTGACCCAGTAGGTCTCACCTTAAGGTGTCCACTGGATTATTCTAAGCAATAATCCAGTAGACAAAATCAATGATGACTATGAAATACAAAAAGACCTATTGTTGCGATCGCATTATACCCTGTGAAGAATTGTGCTTTGAAATGGAAATGGCAAATATCTCCATTGTTTTACTTCGGCCTTTAAGCAGGTTCTCCCCAACCGACCTTATTGCATATGTGGCCGGAAGCTGAAGTATTTTAGCCAGGTCTTCCGATACCAGCAGGTCAGCATCAAAATGGTTGCAAAGCCCCTGGATCCTTGCGGATGTATTGAGGACGTCGCCTGTAAAGATGATTTCTTTTTTCAGCGACCCGATCTCTCCGGCAGTAACCATTCCTGAATGCAGCCCCGCTTTGAATTCCGGCAAAAGACCGAATCTACTGTTGTACTTTTCAGCCTGATGTTCCAAAGCGCGTTTCATTGCAAAAAAGCACTCGATACTGTTATTATTTTTTAACCCGTCTTTCAGTTTCCAGCAGATGATCATCTCTTCACCGGCATATTGATAAATTGTGCCGGCATAGTCAATAACAGCTTCTGAGAGATCGAAGAAATATTCTTTTAACATCTCGAAGTAACTGACATGGCCCAGATTTTCGGCAATTGTAGTTGAAGACTTCATATCCAGGAACATAAATATCCTTTCTTCTTCAACAGGATGATGGTATTTTCCTAAAAAAAGTTACTCAGTGTACCCACTCCAATGCTTTGGCTAAATTCCGCGTAGAATTGTGTAATCACAATGATTGAAGCAATGTATACCATAATACCAATCAAAGCATAGTCGGTGAAAAACGCCCAGGCCGGAGATACCAGGTTCTTTAAAGAATATACGTTATATGTATATGCGGTGTTGATGACAGTAATAATGACAAGGAACAGGATAACAATTACCAGATAAATCAGGGATTTGAAGATGATCTTTTTAGTGAAACTCCTTTTAATAAACCACTTACTGAAATAACCGATTTCCAGAATCCCTGTCAATAGCCCCATCATCAGGCCTGACGATGGGAGTAAAAAAATGTTTCTTGCAAAATTGTAGTCAACGCCCGTAGAGGGATAATGGTCCAGGTTTCCGATAATCCCTTTTTCCAGCATGGCATAGATTAGGCTGAAAATAAACCATAATACACCAAAAGGAATGACACGGGCAACATTTCTTCTGGTTTTCGGTGACAGCATAGATCTAGACAGGTGAATTAGCTATCAAAATAACCTAAATTCTAAATATAATGAACCGGTAATTTACCATTCTGGATTACAGGATTGTTGAAAAAATCTTTCTCTTATCATTCTCATGGGAATTTCGGGTTGTTGAAATCCCTATATACTAAAAATGGCTATGACAATCACAGGTTTGGCTACGTTCGGCTGATTTGTAAAGCGGACATTTGTTATGAACAAAAATCAAAAAAAATGAAAATTGTTATAACAGGTTCTTTGGGACACATCAGCAAGCCACTTGCTAAGGAGTTGGTACAAAACGGTCACGCAGTAACTGTGATCAGCAGTAATCCTGACAAACAAAAAGATATTGAAGCGATAGGCGCAATGGCAGCCATTGGTTCAATCGAGGACGTCAGTTTTCTGGCAAAAACGTTTACCGGTGCCGACGCGGTTTACACGATGCTTCCGCCGTTTAACTTTCAGGAAAATGCCAATCTGGATGCCAGGGAAGAAGCGCGCAGGCTCACAAGCAATTATGTCGAGGCGATTCAGCAATCGGGCGTAAAAAAGGTCGTTCACCTCAGCAGTATAGGGGCTCATACCGACAAGGGAAACGGATTGCTTGCCTTCCATTTTGTAGCCGAGCAGGTTTTGAAGCAATTACCTGCAGATGTAACGATCACGTTTATGAGGCCGGTGGGTTTCTACTATAATCTGTATCAGTTTATGGATATTGTAAAAGGGGAAGGTTTTCTGAAAGGCTTTGTAGGGTTGTTCCTTACGGTTCGTCACTATGGCTTAACGGGTTTGCTGCAGGGGAAAAAGGGGCTTATTGTATCCAATTACGGCGCGGAGGACAAAATGCCCTGGGTTTCACCTATGGATATTGCAGCTGCGATCTCAGAAGAACTGACATCGGCTTTTAAAGGGCGCAAGGCACGCTATGTAGCCAGCGAAGAGCTGACCTGCAATCAAATTGCAAATATTCTTGGTACTGCCGTTGGTAAACCTTATCTGAAATGGGTAACCATCAGTGATAAACAAATGCTGGATGCGTTACTAAAATATAAAATGCCTTTAAGCCTGGCGAATGATATTACGGAAATGAATGCCAGCCAGCGTAATGGCGGGATCTTATTTGAAGATTACTACAAAAACATACCGACCATGGGCAAAGTAAAAATGAAAGATTTCGCTCAGGAATTTGCAGCCGTTTACAACTCAAAATAGGTTAGATTAGTAAAAACATGGAACCTTATCAAATTAAAACCATCAGCCGATACCATCAGGTTTTGGGGATAGCCAAGCCGGAACATCCGCTGGTGAGTGTCATCAGCATGGATGATTTCAAACCACCGGAAGGGAACAGCCGGATCAGCGTTGTATTTGATTTTTATCTCATTTCGCTGAAAAGGAATTTTGAGGGTTCGATCAAATATACCTATGGACAGCAGGCCTACGATTTTGATGAAGGTGTCATGTTTTTTATTGCTCCCAAACAGGTGTTTTCATTTGATGCCGATCAGGATTATAAAAATTCAGGCTGGATTCTGCTTGTCCACCCGGATTTTTTATGGGGCACACCGCTGGCAAAAACGATCAGGCAATATGAATTCTTTGACTATTCGGCGAATGAGGCCCTTTTTCTCTCCGAGAAAGAAGAGACAACCATTGGCGGTATTGCGCAGCTGATCAAACAGGAATATCATGCCAACATCGATAAGTTCAGCCAGGGCCTGATCGTTGCACAAATTGAGCTGTTACTCCAGTATTGTGACCGGTTTTACAACCGCCAGTTTTTGACCAGGAAAATAAGCAGCCATCAGATCCTGACCCGCGTGGAAGAAATACTCGAGGGATATTTTAACATGGATGACCCAATCCAAAAAGGATTGCCAACCGTACAAATGATTGCCGATACTTTAAATATCTCACCCACCTATTTAAGCGCATTGCTAAAAGCATTGACCGGCCAAAGTACGCAACAACACATTCACGAAAAGCTGATCGAAAAAGCCAAGGAGAAACTATCCCTCACGGACGTGTCGATCAGCGAAATCGCCTATGCGTTAGGTTTTGAACACCCACCTTCTTTCAGTAAATTATTTAAGAGTAAAACCAATCTTTCGCCCCTGGATTTTAGGGCTAGATTTAATTAACCGACATATCCATAAAATGATGATCGATCTTTTTGCTGCTCTAAAATCCAGAAATGAACCCTTGTTTTACTTTGGACTGATTTGCCTTTTAAGCGCTGTTTTAATGTTGCTGATTGCAAAATTCAGCCATGTTCAGATCAATGGGGTCAACACCTGGTATAAGCCTTTTAAATTCGCCTTGTCGATCGGTACATTTTGCTGGACGATGGGCTGGTATACCGGGTATCTTGAACTACCTGACCAGGTCAGTACATTTAGCTGGACTACCATCACACTATTGGGGTTCGAGTTGTTTTATATCACTTTTCAGGCTGCTCGTGGTCAGTTATCGCATTATAATATCAGTTCATCCCTTTATACTTCGCTTACCGCAGCCATGGCTTTTGCAGCCATGGGCGCCACTTTGTATACCGGCTATATCGGCATTTTATTTTGTACAGTTCAATTTCCCGAACTCCCAGGCTATTACCTGTGGGCTATTCGAATAGGCATATTTTTATTTGTCATATTTGCGTTTGAGGGTGCTATCATAGGTGCCAATGGTTCACATAGTGTTGGCGGTTCGGGTGATGGCGATGGTATACCGCTGCTTAACTGGAGCCGTAAATATGGCGATCTGCGTATCGCACATTTTGTGGGAATGCATGCTTTGCAGGTATTACCGCTAATGGCTTATTATTTGCTCAGGGATATTAAATTGGTTATAATTTCAGGATTAGTTTATGGGGCTTTGGCGCTCTTCTGCCTGCTACAAGCACTTAACAGCAAACCGTTATTAAGTTTTTCGCAATAATAATAATGCCAATTCCTTCCTGCTTACTTTGTAAAAAATTCTTTTTGACTTATTAAAGCTTCGTCCAGCGATTTTTGAATGTAGGATATACCTTCTATCGCATCGGAGGTAGCTGCTCGTTCGCCGATTTTAGGATCGGTAAAATCCACTTCTTCGACGCGCTCATTGATCCACCAGAGGTTGCCAAAAGGATCTAAAATCCTGCAAACTTTCTCACCAAACCACAATGTAGTAATATCAGTCACTGATTTTGCCCCAAATTCGAGCGCTTTTTGATAGGTGCTTTCAACATCATCCACATATAGATTCAGAAAACTTGGCGTTGGGGCCCAGCCTTCTCTTGCATCAAAAAGCATCACCCTGGCGTCTGCTATTTGGATTACTACGTGAATGATCACACCTGATTCATCCACAATCCTGCTATTGGGAATTTCCTCGGCTTCAAATGCTGCTGTTAAAAAGTCAATTAAACCAGCCGACGATGGCGATATGATCCATGGTGTTACCGCTGTGTAGTTATCAGGGACAACTTTGATTTGTTTGTCTTTCATGTTCTTTAATTTTATTGTTTACACAAAACTATTGCCGTCAACTGACAGCCTTATGTCAGGGGTACTAAAAAATACTACGATATTTTTCCAAATACTCCTGAAGACTGATCTTATGCGGCGTAAAGGTTTCGTCGCTGATTTCCATTTTCCTGATCCTATCAAAACGAAACAGCCTGAAATCCTGCCGGGTGCGGCACCAGGCAATGAGGTACCAGCTTTCACCCACGCGATTTATGACAGCAAAAGGTTCAATTTGACGGTTTGTAGTTTCGTCCTTAGAGGGCGAATAGTATTCAATCTTTACGATCCTGAAATTAGTTAAAGCTACTTGAACAGATGCCAAAATATCGCTGGCAATATCCTTATCCGGGCTTTCCTCAAATGCTAGCCGCTCGGAAAGTAGCAACAACTTATCCTTTGCACCACTCCGTAAAACGGATTTTATTTTTGTAATACCGTCAACATAACTTTTTGTAAGTGAAGAGTCCTTATTTAACAAAACCAGCTTCTCCGCGGTTATAAATGCATTCGCTTCCTGTTCTGTAAACATGACTGGCGGAAGCCGGTAACCTTCCATTAACGAATAACCCTTTCCTTCCGCGGTCATAATAGGCACTCCGGCTTCATCCAATGTTCTGATGTCGCGGTATACAGTCCTCACACTGACATTGAACTTTGCGGCAAGCTCCGTTGAAGTTACCAATCTCTTAGACTGTAACTGGGTCAATATAGCGATCAATCTGGAAAGCCTGGAAATATCTTTGTCTATCACAATTCTAATCGACTTATACTTAAACAAGACTAAATTTCAGTAATCTTGACAATAGCGCATAATCTGATGTTATATTTTCGGCAATAATAACCTCTTAATAAACGAATTTAATGAACTATTGAGGTCGGTATATACCTGACTATTAATTACATATAATAAAAATTACCCTTTCTTGTTAGCTCAGATGTACCACCTTTTTTGCAAACGCGGATAATTGACAAATGGGAGACAGAGCCACCGAAGCGTAACCACTGCTGGCCATGCAAAATCTAAGGGAATGTATAACCACTAAGATCCAAGCTTTTCAAGTTTGTATAAATGTATATTGCTAAGAGCTTTAACTACATCGATATCTTACATGTAGCATTTCCAACAACGCTGCTAATTGAGGTGCTGTTTCTTAAATTCAGCAGGCGTACTACCTGTCTGCTTTTTGAAAAGCCTGGTAAAATAAGGTGGATTTTCAAAGCCTAATTGATATGCTGTTCCGGCGATTGTGTTCTCAGTTCCCATCAACAGGTTTTTAGCCTCATCAATTAAAAAAATATGAATGTGCTCCAATGCTGTTTTTCCGGTTTCCTGTTTAAGCAGGTCGCTCAAATAGCGTGACGATATATTTAATTGCGACGAAACAGCGGTTACGGTCGGTAGCCCCTTCTTATTGAGTTGCCCCGTTTCAAAATAAGAAGCCAGGATCCGGTTAAATCTTGTAACGATTGGACCTGACATGTCCTTTCTGTTTATAAACTGACGCTTGTAAAAGCGCTGGACATACTTTAAAATTGAATCGATATGTGTGAGTATGATGTCTTTGCTAAACTCATCCGCATTGTTTTTGTACTCGAATGAAATTTTATCATACAACTCCCAGATAATCTTTTCCTCAGTGGGCGAAAGATGGAGCGCCTCATTGGTTTCATAGTCGAAAAAGCCGTATTGTTTTATTTCTTTGTGCAGGTTATGGCTCAGAAAATAATCCTCATGAATAAAAATTACAAAGGCATTTTCAGCCATGACCACACTGTTTATCTCCATCACCTGTCTGGGTTTTACAAACGACATGGACCCATTGTCGTGATCATATGGTGATTTCCCGTAAATAAAACTGCCCGAGGCAATTTTCTTGAGGGCAATCATATAGAAGTCACAAGTAAATTTACTCTGGCCGATCGAGCAGCTGTTTACATCACTGCAATGGATCAGGCTGATCATAGGATGTTCGGGCGGCATAAAATTGCTGTCCTGGTGAAGCTGTGAAATGGTCTTGTAATGTTTCATATCGCTTGTTTTAAGGAAATTACAGAATCCGGATTATGATTCAGATTCTGTAATTTCCCGAACCTTCAATTTAATTAATGACCGTGGGCTTTTGCTGATACTTCTTTCAGTGCTTCCCAGGAGGCCAGCTTTTCACCATAGGTGTATTGCGTCCATGGATAGGCCAATTTACCCAGCATCAACCTGAGGGGAGGGTTTTCAGCATCCACAATATACAGGATAGCTTCAACCGTAGCATTGGGATCACCAATATTCTCAGGCTTGATTCCCTCACCGGACCTAAAATCTGCTGTCACCTTTGCATACGCATCAATAGATTGGCTTTCGACCGCAGAAGATCCGAAAAATTCTGTTTTGAACGAATTCGGTTCAATCAGCGTGACGTGTATACCAAAATCTTTGACTTCTGCCAGTAACGCTTCGCTAAATCCTTCTACGGCAAATTTGGTTGCAGAGTATAACCCCATCGTTGGTAAGGTATTGATTCCCATCACACTTGAGAGCTGGATAAGATGTCCTTTGCCCTGTTCTCTGAAAATGGGAAGGATTGCCTGCGTGACCCAGAGCGTTCCAAATACATTCACTTCAAAGAGCGCTCTTGCCTCTTCTTCACTGTTTTCCTCAACAGCCCCAAATAAACAATATCCGGCGTTGTTGATGACTACATCTATAGTACCAAAATGTTCCTTGGCCAGGTTAACTGCTGTGATAACTTCTGCCTTGTTGGTGATATCAAGCTCGATCGGTAGCAGCGCAGTACCATACTGGTTTGAAAGGTACGCCAACTGCCCGATATCTCTTGATGTTGCAATCACATTGTCACCTCTTTCCAAAAACGCCTGGGCCCAGATCTTCCCAAATCCACGTGATGCACCGGTAATAAAGATTGTCCTTTTCATTATTTTTTTGTTTTAAATTGATAGGACAAAATTAGTGTGGCGGTACCTTCCTGGCTTTATACAGAAGTAGGATATGCTGATACGTTTTAACGTTCGAATCTGAAAGTGATGGACATATGCAGACTTTAGCCGAATTTATATAACCGGGTTTTCGATTGATATTATGAAACCGCAGCCATGTAGATCAAGAAATTTTTCTTCATCGGGCCTGATCAGTTCCAGATAAGGTTTAGCGTTGAAAACTTTTCCAATGGATTCCACTTCATCAAACCAAAGCTCTGTGATCCCATCATACTGCGGAGCCGGCAATCCCGGCATTGTTACATCCAGTGAATAGCATTGTACATAGCGCCGGACATTTTCTTTGACCTCCGCCAGAGAAGCGAACAATGGTGCATGATTGTTTTTGTGGTACCAGACGAAATCTTCGTGGATGATATTCTCATGCCTGCGAAGTAAAATAGTGAATTTGATCATGTTAAGGATGCTTATTTGATTTGTGTTTAAAATGAGGTTCTTAATACTTTATCTTCTCACGCATCACGTAAGAAGATATGGCTAATAACAAGCTTCTGGAAGGGGTAATGCTTGTTCCAAAAGCCATCAAACCGTTCAGCAGGCCGGGTGTTATATTTAATTTACCCGAAAGCATTCCCTCGTATCCTGCTTTGGCAACTTTGGCTGCATCAAGCTGGCTCCCCTGCGCGAAAGCAGAAGTTGCCATGCCTGCCCGGTCAACAAAACCGGTTTTGGTTACGCCCGGGCTGCTTTTGATTGTGTAATTGAACTCACTTCATTGGAAGAAGAATATTTTTTATCCCTACTGGAATACAAAAACATTAAACGAGGAGGACTTCTGCTAGAGGCAGGAAGAATTTCAAAAGTACTTAGCTTTGTCACTAAAGGTTGCCTTCGGACTTTTTCCACACAAGAAAATGGTATTGAACATATTCTGACATTTGCACCGGAAAATTGGTGGTGCTCAGATACCCTAAGTTTCAATACCAATGCGGCTGCGAATTATAGTATTGATGCATTGGAAGATACTGAAATGCTTCAAATCACACGGGATAAGATTGAAGTCCTTTATGAGAAGGTGCCCAAATTTGAAAGGTTTTTCCGCATACTTTTCCAAAATGGTTTTATCATGCAGCAACAGCGCATTAGCTCCGAATTGGAATTGACAGCTCATCAGAAATATCTAAAATTCGAGCAGCTCTACCCGGGTCTGGAAAAAAGAATCGCCCAAAACTACATTGCCTCTTACTTGGGCATCACGCCGGTTTTTTTGAGCATGCTGCGTAAAAGGAAGTAAGTATTTATTAAACTGGTTTAATTTCTGCCCGGATTTTAAACGGGTAATTTGTGATCAACAAATTATCTACAATATGGAAAATTCAGAAATTGAAGGCCTTATAATCGATCGCACGTCGATATACAAAAATATTCTGGATCCTAAATTTGGGCAATATCACGCCCTTGACCCAAGCGATATCCCTGTTTTAGCTTTGATGAAAGAGGCAGTTGCCGGTTTCAAAGACAACACAGGTCAGCCGGTAAACGAAGCGAGGCTCCTCTATGACCAGTTTATTGAACAAATAATCCCAGCTCCTGAAATATCTTATTTAGAAGAGCAGGTTGGTGGTGTAAATGGATGGTGGTGCTTGCCGGATAATGTTATCTTAGGGTCTGCAATCCTATATTTTTATGGTGGCGCCTATAACCTTGGTTCGGCTTTCTCTTATAGAAATTTTGTAAGCCACATTGCCAGGATTTCAAAAATACCCGTTTTTATTCCTCAATACAGGTTAGCTCCGGAAAATCCTTTTCCTGCTGCAGTGGAAGACGGACAATTTTGTTACAATGGGCTTCTGGAAAAAGGATACGACAAAATTTCAATCGTTGGAGATTCCGCAGGGGGCGGGCTGGCCTTAGTTACATTGGCATGGGCAACCCGTAATGCAGTCTTGGGGATATGTCTGAAACCTATATCAGCAGTCGCAATTTCTCCATGGACAGATCTTGGTTTTGAGTCCCCGAGTCTGAAATCAAACGGAGAAGTCGACATACTGCTTTCGGAAAAGTCGCTTAGAGGTAATGCTGAGCGTTATGTGAATAATGAAGACAGTAAAAATCCCCGGATTTCGCCAGTATATGGAAATCTTGATGGGTTACCACCAATACAGATACATGTCGGAGAAGCTGAAATTTTACTTGATGATTCTTTGAGATACGCCAATCAGGCTAGTAAATGTGGAGTAGAAACAGCTATTCATGTATGGGAAGGAATGCCACATGTTTTTCCCGCCAACGTCAATCAATTAGTTGCTGCGAAAGAAGCTTTGGCTTTAATGGGAGATTTTTTAATTAAAATGAATACCTAAGCTGCAACTTTAAAAACACAATTTATCAAATGATAATTATCTGGTACGGCCAATGGCCTTGCTTACACCAATCCGGAAAGAACATTGTACGATGTATATGACCTGGAAGCGTTGTTCCCACCCCTTACCGATGAGCGGGGCGTCATCTCCTTCGTCGAAGACCCGGATGGGTCGTGGTGGCTGGGCACATCTATACGGGGGCTGTTGCACTACGTACCAGCGACTAACCGGCTCGATGTCTATCGACTGCCCAACAAAACAAGTCAATACCCTTGGGGAATGCCTGTTACGGGTATAGAACAGCACGAGAATGAGCTGCTGATAGGATCCGCAAAAGCAATTTATCGATTTAATACACTGACGCACCAATTCAAGGCGATAGAGTTGCCCCCAGCGGCGAAGTTGGTTGAGCTTCGAACATTTCGGCTTGTTGGCAATCAGTATTGGGCTTTTGGTGATGGCAAACAGGCGTTCGGCTACGACCTGGCCCGACAGCAGTGGAAAACTTACCAAATTCGGTCGACAAGTACCGATCCTCGATTTCTGGTACGTCAAACCCTGCTCGACAGGCGAGGCAATTTCTGGCTGGACATTTTCCCCGAAGGATTTGCGCGGTTCTCTCAGCAGCGAAAAGAATTTATTGTTACCGATACTCACCAAGCTGATTATGAAATTACGCTAAATTCACTAACGGAAGACCGGGACGGCTCCTTTTTGATGGCAACAGATATGAGTGGGTTGGTAACCTACGACCCGGTGCGCCGTCAGGATACAGTCCGGGGCGAAAACGACGCCATGACAATGAGTCAAAGCACGG
It includes:
- a CDS encoding helix-turn-helix domain-containing protein gives rise to the protein MKHYKTISQLHQDSNFMPPEHPMISLIHCSDVNSCSIGQSKFTCDFYMIALKKIASGSFIYGKSPYDHDNGSMSFVKPRQVMEINSVVMAENAFVIFIHEDYFLSHNLHKEIKQYGFFDYETNEALHLSPTEEKIIWELYDKISFEYKNNADEFSKDIILTHIDSILKYVQRFYKRQFINRKDMSGPIVTRFNRILASYFETGQLNKKGLPTVTAVSSQLNISSRYLSDLLKQETGKTALEHIHIFLIDEAKNLLMGTENTIAGTAYQLGFENPPYFTRLFKKQTGSTPAEFKKQHLN
- a CDS encoding SDR family NAD(P)-dependent oxidoreductase encodes the protein MKRTIFITGASRGFGKIWAQAFLERGDNVIATSRDIGQLAYLSNQYGTALLPIELDITNKAEVITAVNLAKEHFGTIDVVINNAGYCLFGAVEENSEEEARALFEVNVFGTLWVTQAILPIFREQGKGHLIQLSSVMGINTLPTMGLYSATKFAVEGFSEALLAEVKDFGIHVTLIEPNSFKTEFFGSSAVESQSIDAYAKVTADFRSGEGIKPENIGDPNATVEAILYIVDAENPPLRLMLGKLAYPWTQYTYGEKLASWEALKEVSAKAHGH
- a CDS encoding EthD domain-containing protein, giving the protein MIKFTILLRRHENIIHEDFVWYHKNNHAPLFASLAEVKENVRRYVQCYSLDVTMPGLPAPQYDGITELWFDEVESIGKVFNAKPYLELIRPDEEKFLDLHGCGFIISIENPVI
- a CDS encoding Crp/Fnr family transcriptional regulator, translating into MEEEYFLSLLEYKNIKRGGLLLEAGRISKVLSFVTKGCLRTFSTQENGIEHILTFAPENWWCSDTLSFNTNAAANYSIDALEDTEMLQITRDKIEVLYEKVPKFERFFRILFQNGFIMQQQRISSELELTAHQKYLKFEQLYPGLEKRIAQNYIASYLGITPVFLSMLRKRK
- a CDS encoding alpha/beta hydrolase, with product MENSEIEGLIIDRTSIYKNILDPKFGQYHALDPSDIPVLALMKEAVAGFKDNTGQPVNEARLLYDQFIEQIIPAPEISYLEEQVGGVNGWWCLPDNVILGSAILYFYGGAYNLGSAFSYRNFVSHIARISKIPVFIPQYRLAPENPFPAAVEDGQFCYNGLLEKGYDKISIVGDSAGGGLALVTLAWATRNAVLGICLKPISAVAISPWTDLGFESPSLKSNGEVDILLSEKSLRGNAERYVNNEDSKNPRISPVYGNLDGLPPIQIHVGEAEILLDDSLRYANQASKCGVETAIHVWEGMPHVFPANVNQLVAAKEALALMGDFLIKMNT